ctcatcggagttagacgtgtagtctaatatatttgtaattagacgggtagtctaattgaaattcggaattagacgtacagtctaactcatcgtagttaaacgtgtagtctaatagaaagtgaaagttagacgtgcatctaactccttcagacaagtctgaggtagaaccggaattagacgtgttagtctaactcagtagagttagacgtgccagtctaatggttatcgaataattagacgtgtggtctaattaatgaaagttaggcgtgcgtctaacttcttcagacaagtctgaggtagaaccggaattagatgtggcagtctaactcagtggagttagacgtgccagtctaatggttattgaataattagacgtgtggtctaattaatgaaagttagacgtgcgtctaactccttcagacaagtctgaggtagaaccggaattagacgtgttagtctaacttagtggagttagacgttccagtctaatggttattgaataattagacgtgtggtctaattaatgaaagttagacgtccgtctaactccttcagacaagtctgaggtagaaccggaattagacgtgtcagtctaactcagtggagttagacgtgccagtctaatggttattgtaattagacgcaagtctaattctattagaccaggcggtctaataaacgtttttctattagagggagatgacttatttcattagactgattctCACAATTCAtttaactgaaatacgtctaatgctcaatttaagcagtacgcttgaatctagcatttctcctacccacgtgctatagttgtaccctacttctgctccactttctagtgaatattagtacaacaactatacgcatccaatcaaggaatgccacgtaagagaattttcctcaaattacttgttttgcaggtacatccctgatggaatattcggcgcactaccaattctgtacggccacgatccttgtgctcagaacctgctgtgtacaatggaggctttccaatggaagagttccacgtatcattcttgaagattcgaccgttagctcatgCTCTATATTTAACcaatcttaaggacaacggacgaagcatcGGTTTTCAAGCCTTAACAAGtctaacgaacaagcaatctgattttgcagagagagaatccactcaatcatcttgcttctGAATTcaaactgtgaagcttctttctgattgtactatgtgtgaatcgagagagagagctagaatcaaagcacctttagctgagtgatattcgtcatcttgtaattgaacagaaagtgttctgttcaatagtgagctaagtgtgtgtaaactgtatttgattctaatcatcttatagtgaatccttccggtggttggaagaaggggtgacgtaggagagtttctccgaacatccataaacaaactgttgttttcttcatttctgtcatcttttcatatttcatcttgtgcttcaaacccaagtaaacaattcctccttgaatctgtttcaagtgtttacacatgtttgcgtagaatagaaagcgaattaaatccctaacatgatttctttcaaactgtttttcataagcctccatccttagccagaccccagtctctatcgataaagccgatcctatcgcTTTTGCTAGATGATGAGCTTGACTGTTTCATTTGATTCAACATAATGCTCAGCATCTGTATAGCTTCATTCGAGTATTCTTTTtgtgaaatatttttcttttgatcTTCACAATCCATATTAAGAGGAGTGAATGCTACGTTCACAGAGTTCTTCCCTTTTGAATCTCGATTACCCTTCTACCAATCCGGATACCCAATAATTTTGAAACACCCTTCTTGGAGATGCCCAGTACCTTTGTAGTTTAGACAATAAAGATTggctttcaaatttgaatttcctCCCTTAGACTTGTTATCATTCCACATCTTTCTTTTTCCATATCCTCCTGTCTTTATACACATAGCATCATGATCCACATTTTCTTGTCCGACATTACTAATTTGTCTTTATTTTTGAACAGACAAAAGTGAAGCATAAGCCCTATCAATATCTGGTGGAAGTTCAGGAACCAGAAATTTGACTTCTCACATAGTCAAAAGTAAAATGAAGTCCTATCAAAATTGCCCCAATCTTCTTTTGACATCTTGTTCTTCAACAAGATCTGAAATCTTGCAACATTTGTTTACCCTTACTCTACAATCACATCTTGGAAGTGGGTTAAGGGCACATAACTCATCCCATAATATGTTCATCTTAGAGTAGTATGCCTCTAGTTCTCCAACATTCTGTTTCATTGAACTGATTTCTGTTTGTAATTGAAACGAAGACTTCTCATTCTTAATTTGGTGTCTTTTCTTGATACCCTCCGATATTTCAAGAATGGTCTCGGTATGCacaaaattatctttaatttcaggaattaaataattaagcaCCCAAGACTTAACTTGGGAATCCGTTTTAATCCATCTAGCATAatcaacatcatcttcaggaAAACGATTGAACCATCAACAAAACTTTGTTTCGATTTTGTCATCAATGCTATCCTAATACTTTTACTCCAACTAATACAGACTTTCTAGAGAAAAGTGTTGTAACAATCAACATATCAGGATTATCATGATATGATACATGCAAATGATCATCCACGCCTTGCACTATTCTTCCTTTTGTAGTCATTGTCGATTTCTCTCCACCTTCTTGCAAATTTATTACAGTTCTTGTCAGACCTATTTCAATTTCTTCTGCGGTCGTTTGCCTTAGCCGAAATCTCTTCACCTCCAATTAAATTGCTTTATTGCTTTAATACCATGTAAAATCTTGAAGAGATTTTAGTAGAAGAACTAAGCTAGAGAAAAATTAGGTTTCggatgaaatttgaattaataaaagtaacaaaTCATAAGGGCTGCCtcccttttatatatatgtcaaaaatattatattggtCCATATTGTTTTACCTAAtgtataaactaaatatttatataatataatactttGTAACTTAACCATAAACctaacaatattaatatataaattatagttaaacataattaaattacactaaatataaatttataaattataattaatcataattaaattacaaactCAACAATATAGACATAACTATGCATACATAAATCTTACATTTAACACCCTCCTAATTGCGGTTTTAGGATCCTGCTCTAGCAATCAAAGTAATTAGTCTTTAACACCCTCCTATTGCGGTTTTAGGATCCAGCTCTAGCAATCAAAGTAATTATCAAAGTAATTAGTCTCTCAATTTTCTAAGATCCCAAACACTGGTCAAcaaggaaaagaaaaaagttGTAACAGAATTCACGccgagaaagagagagaaaattccCCTCCTCCAAACTCTTCCAAATTCTCCACCAGGAAACTGAGGGACAAGATTTTCTCAGTGAGAGACTTTGGAAATTGTGATGGCTGGATACAGGGCAGAAGATGACTATGACTACCTCTTCAAGGTGGTTCTGATAGGGGATTCTGGTGTGGGCAAGTCCAATTTGCTATCAAGATTCACTAGGAACGAGTTCTCTCTCGAATCAAAGTCCACCATCGGCGTTGAGTTCGCTACCAGGAGCTTGAAAGTGGACGGTAAGGTCATTAAAGCTCAGATTTGGGACACAGCTGGCCAAGAAAGGTAACCACTTATAACCTTTTCTAATCCCTTAACTCAGATCCTATTAGTTTCCTGTTCTTCTCTGATTTTTCTTGGTTCAATGTATCAGTTCATCTGCTATTGATTTGAGTTTCTTATTTGCGATTGGACATTGCTGGCTTAGACGGATGTCTTTAACCACTTCCTTATAAAATCTTCAATTCTTTGATCTGactatttcttcttcatttttggTCTGTATTGGGTTGGGTGTGACGAATATGATAAATATAGATCTTGATTCAATAAGATCGAGCCAAAATATTTATGAGCTGATAGATCGGCTTTCCTAAGACGTTTCTATTAATTCAAATGGTTGAATCAATTGTAACTCGAATGACTTCTTTCTCAATGATATATCCTGCTTCTTATGCTTGGATCTTTTGTCTGTCGTAATTGAACTTACCCTGCCGGAAAGAATCTCCATTGTATTATTAACCCTTTTTCTTCCATTTATTTGATCTTACTGTTATAATAACATCTTCAATTAGGTGACATGTTAGACTTAGCTAAGAGCAAAAATGGATTAGGCTCATAAAAGGCATGTTCTCTTAGGTTTCAATCATTTCAGACTACTCTTAGTTGCATTCAGGAGGCCTTATGTCGGGTTGTTTGATGCGGATATTCTGGGATTATAGCTTATCGATTATCATGACCTTGGTTCTACAATGAGGAAGAACTTTGGGTGTGAGAATTGACCTGTAAATAGCCCCATGTTCAGCCATACTTGCTTggttttgttcttcttctttaaaGATTACAAAAGatgagagttttttaaaaagttGTTGAAGTTATTTAACCCCTTATATTGAGATGATAAATTAAAGAATGTAGGTCAAAACTTGAGTTACAAATTCATACATTGAATTGATGCTAATTAAGCTATTGAGGGCTTGTTTGGAATCCAATTACTTTCAACCACAACAACATTTGTGATATTTTGGGGTTTAATTTTTCTTCCCATATTACCCTGGGTGAAAGAAATCATATAAATGGCCTGCTATGGACTCGAGAGAATGAGAGGTGAAGTAGGAAACCATAggtaaaaattattattcataataattcTTTTCTCTGTCTAAagagttaaaattaaaagttctCTCATCATTCAAACTTTTGATGTGATCTTTGTCTTTAGAATCCTTTATCGAACTAAACAACTCTTTAAGCATCATCTTCATTTGGATTCTGTTTACCAATGATTATATAAAAGTTCCTTCTCTAGATTTTGTTAACAAGCATCATCTTCATTTGGATTCTGCTTGCAAAtgattatataaaagtttttttttctagattttGTTTAGAATCGTTTATCGAAATAAACAACTCTTAAAGATCTTGATTTGGATTATGTTTGCAAATGTGTAAAAACGGGAAAGGAAAAGGTCTCTCTCTATGTGAGATTATTtccatgatgattttgttttgtaGCATCATCTAGAGGAGTTAAGatgttattaattaacttaatagtCTTGACCTTACTTCGTTTTTGTATTTCTTCATTTTAAATGGTTATATGCAATTTGTACTCttcttaatttcaatttatttattttttataaaagtatgaCGCTGTTTAATttggaaatttgacgaaatgactcTAAAAAAGGGAGTAAATGAACCGGTGACCCGCGCATAGTTTTAAATgcgctggtgaccactttatattattttgactaaattgTCCATGTCGCGAAACGCAACCGGATGTCCTGTGAAAAGTCCATAATCGGATTGCCGGTTGCGTCTTGCAATTGCCGGTTGCTTCTTGCGAATGTGTCTCGCGATtcccggttgcgtctcgcgaatgcatCTCGCGAAtgtcggttgcgtctcgcgaatgcatCTCGCGAATatcggttgcgtctcgcgactgcgtctcgcgattgtcgcttgcgtctcgcgaatgcatCTCGCGATTGCTGGTTGCGTCTCACAAATGCCGGTTGCTTCTCGCAACCGGGGTGCGTCTCGCAACCGgggtgcgtctcgcgattgtggacttttcacatggCATCCGGTTGCGTCTCGTAACCGGCGGTTGCGTCTCACGACATggacaatttcgtcaaaaaaatatgaagtggtCACCATCACCAATTCATTTACCCTATTatgagggtcatttcgtcaaatttcccgtttAATTTATCCATGGTGAATTAGCACAGGTTATGACAATGGTTGTCTTAAGTTACAACAAAAGCATCCAAAAAGCACAAAATATAAAGTAGataaaacaaactaaaagaacATCCTGCTTAACCCGTCCCTCTTAATTGACGCTGTTCTTCAATTTGAAGATATCTCTCTAAATTGTGATTTTGTTGTTTTCAATTtcattaaaagtaaataaaaaattaagtcaggcaatatatatatatgaagtgtTGGGTCACAAAGCTTGAAGAATTAATATAGCAATAGTTAATTTCTTGATTTCtatagttaaaaaattgtaatgtaaaATCGTTATGATTGTGAAGGTACCGAGCCATTACAAGCGCGTACTATCGAGGTGCAGTTGGTGCATTGCTGGTATTTGATGTAACCCGTCACTCCACGTTTGAAAATGTGGAGAGGTGGCTAAGGGAATTAAGGGATCACACAGACCCAAACATTGTAGTTATGCTTATTGGTAACAAATCAGATCTTCGACACCTAGTGGCTGTCACGACTGACGATGGAAAGTCGTTTGCGGAAAGGGAGTCTCTCTACTTCATGGAGACCTCTGCTTTGGAAGCCAAGAATGTTGATAACGCATTTTCTGAAATTCTCACACAGATATATCATATTGTAAGCAAGAAGGCCATGATGGAAGCTGATGGAGCTTCTACAAATGTCCCCACAGGTGAAAAGATTGACGTAACTAAAGATGTTTCTGCTATGAAGAAGGGCGGGTGTTGCTCGAGCTAAGGTTTTTCCTAATCTAGATTTCCTtgagttttaataatatatccatgactatatatatatatatacatatcttATTTAGCTTGCACACTTTGATTGTTTACAATGTCTTACTTTAGGAGATTGGGATGGAAAATTTGTGcgttgaatatttatttattttattctccaAATTGTTGATGTGGAAATGATTCCCCCTTCCCCGACTTTTAAAATAGtatagaattta
This is a stretch of genomic DNA from Impatiens glandulifera chromosome 4, dImpGla2.1, whole genome shotgun sequence. It encodes these proteins:
- the LOC124936098 gene encoding ras-related protein RIC2-like, which produces MAGYRAEDDYDYLFKVVLIGDSGVGKSNLLSRFTRNEFSLESKSTIGVEFATRSLKVDGKVIKAQIWDTAGQERYRAITSAYYRGAVGALLVFDVTRHSTFENVERWLRELRDHTDPNIVVMLIGNKSDLRHLVAVTTDDGKSFAERESLYFMETSALEAKNVDNAFSEILTQIYHIVSKKAMMEADGASTNVPTGEKIDVTKDVSAMKKGGCCSS